A segment of the Dunckerocampus dactyliophorus isolate RoL2022-P2 chromosome 19, RoL_Ddac_1.1, whole genome shotgun sequence genome:
GTAACTGAAATATGCctgtttttgctgtattttattaacagaaagataaatgacagaacaCAATTCTATATATGCACACAACTGAACTAAGTTAGCAAACATGAGAGTGTCCTGGCTGGTCTACTAATCACAGCTAcaactgtcaaatgattacaatttctAGTCATATTAATCAAAGCTTCTAAATTAATGTTCACACTGCATgcagactggctactgagccagcagagtctagccgacatgccatggctgagattgtgtgaaaaaaaggttgccctctcattttgtgtggaagtggttagtttttggcttctttgtccttcttccccgctccgtttgaaacacttttttaagtTATTAAGAATAactaaattggagaggctagttaactagttagcttggtagcttgcaatgctagcggcagccgtctgttatgtccttACAGTGATACTGTAgcatgcacaatgtgatgtaaacaaagaataatagaagtgtaaaagtgactattggggtgttatttcacttctacaggtctctaataatgttaaaacccatatttagaaggtcgtagacaggttttctatgctctaactatgaaaatattccgcctggaaccaattaaccgtaataaacgagggacgactgtatatgaaatatgctcattttcactgtattttattaacagaaagataaatgatggGACACTAGTATTTCTATTTGCACACAACGCTGAACTATAATGTTCGCCttcatgctaatgctaacacaaCATGAAGTGTCCTGGCAGGTCCACCAATATATCGACTACTAAAACAGACAATCCAGTGTCACCACAGCCATAATTGGGATGTAAATCTTATTAGCAGCAGTAGTTTGTAAAtgatccatactgtatgcttttGAAGCTGATATCTTCCTGTAAAACATTGGATGTACTGCATTGTGGCTTTAAGGCAGCACTTTGCTTGACATACAAGTCAGAATCGACAAACAATTATTAAAGTTGCAGCCACAAGAGTCGCTCAGAGGAATGAGGAACAAAATGAATATCTCAGCAAAGACTAGTAAAGGATGCGACTAAAGACCACTAATACCACAGGTCTGCATGCCAGACACTGGTGTGTCCCGCCGGGGTGCAGGTGGATCTCATTTGTCTTCAGCAGAGATGCCAAAAcctacttaataaaaaaaacatgacatattTCTCTTGATTAGctttttgtctcctttttaCATGCTTTTCCTTCTTTCTCTGGGCTCAGACCATCCATCAGTGAGGCTAAGGTGAGATGCATGTTCTTTTCTCCCATATTGATGCTCGGTATACATGATGCGTCATTGTCTTTTATTTCAACAGAAGCCGCTCGATATAACCCTGACAGACATACACAGCGAGGCATCCCATCAGGGAACAGGTAAACATCATCTTTCTGTAGCGCCTAGAAAGATGGAAGTCATCActgaaactttttccagcgagggccatatagtgaaaaatgaaaggatccaagggccactttgatatatatttgtatatatgctaagaagctatatatatttcaaggaaaaaatgcatcccagctttgtcatattggtgaaaaagcccattaatAGTGTCAACTTTAGTCTTTGATCTTTTTACCCtcgtttttactgttttttaaacattttacaaatattttaaactgTTTTCTTCAATAATTTTTGTTAATCtactgtattttccggactataaggcacactttttttcatggtttggctgttcctgcgacttatactccggagcgacttaatgttttttttttcacactgacagccacgagagggcgtgctaggcttgtgtgccagtatcagCTACTcccatcactcctgtaccactgaaaatttacacTCTAAACATCcactgagaaagacggaacacaaatgccccccaaTAAGAAAATCATATCCTGCAAATTACAAGCTGtaagtaaactagttatgttgtttaggctatagttatccaAATACttatgttaacataccacctattcacattctgttaacagacgcctatttagcctctTAGCCGCTTTATTATCAcgataacttgcctttcaagatgaactgtctgttcttggtctctaattttataaaataaacttCCCCCAAAAATGCGGTTTATAATCCATTGAGGctcgtgtgtttttttgtcttcattgtgcatttttgtctggtgcgacttatactccggagcgacttatagtccggaaaatacggtattaTGACCTCATTCCCACAAGGTTATagcttttccccaacctaattttccaaaaattacaactttattttgcttttttttgtttctcataatattacaacaaaaaccaacgtattttttctttaaatatttcaattcttTGATACAAAAATTGTTCCTCGTaacattacaaatttattctcgttaaattgcaactttcttcttagaatattactttttttttaattttttaaaaactttattcttgtaaaatcacagctgtttttttggtcaaattttgattttTGATGTCAAATTAGTTTAGCATGTCTTTTCTCAATTAATCCAATAGCTGATGTGGGGTTGCTGTTACAGAATGCGAGTCTGAAATAACATACGGAGACGATGAAGAGGGAAGAATGAAGTCCAAGGAAGAAGACATAAATGAGGAAGAAACCTATGAGGAAGCAAAGGAAGCAGAGGACGACGAGGAGGAGGTGAAGGTGGAGTGGCCAGCAGGAGTGCCCCAGGCGTCAGACAAGGACCTAGACAAGCTTTCCTACACAGATGGGGTAAGAaagaccttttcatccttgctTCCTGCCTTCTTCCCTCATCATCCATGCATGCATCTATCCATCCTTCCTTCCCTTTCACTCGTACATTCCACAAGCATGGAATGATATTTTCCCAGCCCACAGCTATTAAGTTTTTGCTGGGACACTCCCAATGTTCTATGCTCCCTCAGTGACATCATCCCTAACTCATGTTCCACCATGTTCATGGCTAGAAACCCGGCAAAGCAGGGAGGAAATCATCTCTTCCAAATATCCACTTCCAGGCTGAATGTCTCGCTCCATCGTGTTGTTATGTAACCCAGTGGAGATTTTGTCTGGGTGGGGCATGGTTGGGCATGTTGAATCACAATTCACAAGGATTTTGCAGTCGCTCTTGGTCATATAAACAGATAAATACTTACACCACATACAAAACAGATAAATACTTACACCACATACCCTGTAGCGGAATGAAACCTTTGTTTAGTGAATAAGTACCAACCAACAACATTACTTGATGACAGTCTCAACATGTTAAATTGAATTTTGGGATACATTTACACAACAATGACCAAGTACAAACTTTGCTTGAGCTTTtaatttctctcatgcagttgtttttagggtttgtgtgtgttttaggcatttttttttgcatttgtttttgatcctgcagcgtttctgtgattgcagcattttcccgtccaaggtgtttttggttttggatcatttctgtgtttggacatAGGTACGCGTTTGCCTCTGTCGCCTATTGTAACACTgacgtatatatacacacacacacacacacacacacacacacacaacacgcacacacacacacacactggtgtgaaaaagtgtttgcccccttcctgatttcttaacttaggcaaaatgcagtttttaaacaaaatacgTTCAATGCGTTCTTCATAGTCAGAAGCCTGGAATTTGCAcgcatacaaataaaaagactAATCCTAGCCAAAGGAAACTTTGGAGGTAAAATGGcaaaaatttgtatttgtggAGCTATTTATACATGGAAATCGATGTGGTAACTTTCAAACTAAGACAAGTATCAGCAAAAAACGTTAAGAGTGCCACTGATCAAAACAAAGGCCGAGTGCTCATTCATCATCAGCTGGCAAACATGAAGTGCTGCTGGATGAAGCCATGGGCAGCAGGCAGCAGCTCTCATTGACACTTCACAATAGCTAGCTTTGTTGGCTCTGTGATGTGTGAAAAGGCCACTCTGTGTCCTCTTGCTGGACAATGCAGCATTGGACATGTGTGCATGGAGAATGCTTATTTTATCCTTCAGTATGGAGCAGTGCTACTGTTCTTATGATACACATGCAGAGCTCTGAATAATTCACCCATAAATTATGGCAGCAGATGATGctgatgtataaataaatgacaccgTTTTGCTAGCCAGCATATGACCCTCATGATGTACAGATTACAGCCTGAGCCTTACTGGGAAAGATTACTGACCCCTGCTGGCGAAACTGTAACTTTTATAAGTAACTAATCCAAATTCTACACAGTAGATCCCTGTAGATGATGAAAACAGCCATACGTTTTTGCTGCTTCActtgtcacggtttttcaaaacttaataaatcatcatacggcttaaaataaaatgtctaattgacataaaatacaaatataaggcattcaaagacacacTCAAAGGCAACTTGATGATATGTGATATTTTCCACTTACTGCAATGTtcggtgaaacacacaagcaccagacttgatcaccaggacaacaggcttttgttgcaggtttgaatgatacAATAAtacctaacacgggctacttttgtGTCCGTAACTCACACCAagccaaaactcaactctaaatacaagatgtcacttcctgtccgcccctcccactcagctcccctagcaccggaacacatttacagcaacacacacacgcatgaatcttatttttgtcttaagcggtttattttctcttattatgattactatattgggtaatacaagtgtgaaggtgactataggggtgttatttcataaccagcatgccttgtgggcacCTAGGAAATAGTGCACAGTTGTTGTTTACCcacatagtagtagtagaagtagtttGGTTATGTGTTAACTTActatgttgtgtgttgtgttatttGGTCTGGACTGTGAGTAAGGTAGTCGATTTGCGTAGCAGAACTTCTGTGAAGGGAGTTGTTGGCTGTTGCTTGCAATAAAAGAGCACATTGTGCTCCAATACAATAGAGttgtattaaaaatatgcttttgtaAAGATGAAAAATCCCAGTTTGGGattgtttattattgtctttTTAGTTTGAAGGACTGTGCTGTTCCTAACATTGACACACTGCTGTGTGAATCCATTTCAGAGTCTGTCCCCGGATGGTCTGGTTTCTATTCTGAAGAGGAGGAGAGCATCCCTGGATGGACTGCCACCCCCCAGCGACGTCGGCGCCAAGCTGAGCTCCAAACGCAAAGTTCGCTTCAGTGAGCCGGAGGATGGAATTGAACAAGGTTTGACTGACAACTTCATTGCTCAAAGACCTCTTCATGTCCAGTACAGTAATTTGTTCACattcaatgttttaagtaacattgtaacaagtgtaaaaagaacttaaccactgttaataataaGGTGGTGACACAAACGTTTGACTGTTGTCATTAGGATCGCAGGGGTGGATGAAAGgcagggtacaacctggactgatgtccagccaatcacagttcacatatagataaacaaccattcacattcacacgtccacttaagctaacatgcatcattttggtacagtacagtacagtcgtcccttgtttaacgcggttaattggttccccaCCCGGTTAGggtcctaaccctaactctataagtgaattttcgtgaagtaggattcaatattaataaaaggaatatttttggagttatggcatagaaaactacTATCTATGATCTTCTGAATACGGTTTTCAACATCAAtacagccctctagatatggaacaacacccatatagtcacctttacatttgtattacccattatagtagaaaAAATCtgagaaagtaagacatattgaacataaataagataacatagataACAAGATAACAActcaatccaatgtaggtcaaggtatgctaagctatctgaactaAATATCTTAGTTTTgttatatctaataatatatctcattaatcatcactttttttgtttatttttacaatatgctgagCGTCACTAAAAAAACGAGCtgcaggctgaaaatggcccgCCGGGTattctttggacacccccgctatACAAGTATTCTGAGAAATGCTTCTTACATCTCGGCTGCTTGTCTCCAATGTAGACGAGGTCAGCGGCGACTCCTGCCTGATCCTGCTTCTTCTCTGTCTGGTTACCGTGGTGATCAGCATCGGTGGGACCGCTCTCTACTGCTCCCTGGTGGACAGGTACTTCAACATTTGCACTGACTTCACGCTCAACGTCGACTTCTTTGTGACGAACGTGCGGCGGTTCTTCGAAGGCCTCGGACACTGGCTGCCCCACAGGACGTAAGAGCCTCTCTTCGGACGTCTTTTAAGCAGTTTTCACGCACATTTCTGAGCTTACTGTGACTTTGAAAATGTGCTAGTGTCAGTAGGGGCTCAGACAAACACCAAGACTGTAGTGGATCGTTCATTTTAGACAAAGCCTTTCTAGAAAGGTGCTTACAACGTTCACCTGTGTCTGTATTTTAACACTAATTCTTGTTTCCCTCTCATTAGTAGCAATTTATGGCTGTATCGTCTCACATTCGAGTTtccttttttaatataatttaacctaaagttttcatttgtattcattcGACTGCATGCGTGTTTTTCAGACcaatacatgttttatttggAATTGTACTGTTATCTGTGTTACACACATTCTTAGAAAGGCTTTCCTGTTTATAAAGAAAACACTGACACAATTGAGCATTTGATTAATGCAAGTGCATACTTTTAAACTGCAATAACGGTCTTTGCTAACGCAACTGCTGGACTAATTGACCAATTTAATAAGATTTTGCAATATTCATAAGTTCACAGCCACTATATTCTTATTTAATTATTCATAAAAGTCACATTAATCAGATTGGAGCCTGTTTACACCATGATGCTGAAGGTCTAGTGGGCAGAACTTAACtgcaaattcagtttttaagaAGACTTTCTTGACACCACACTGAATAGCACTGAAATTGAGGTGCTTTAAATGTTTATATGcacatgtttgtttgtctataattTGGGTTGAAATGTGATTCTTTTATCTGTCTGGGTCTTGTCAGCATGTTCCTTTACCCCTGAATGCCTTGTAGTATGTTTACCACTTGTGATTTAAAAGAAAGAAACTCTTCTTCTGAGCTCCAAATGTGGGTAAAGTGATGTTTCCTTTGTATTGTCACTGGATAATGCTGATCAAGTGTTGCATTATGCAATCTGCCTTTGTATGCTTTAATATGTAAGTTTTATGTAAGTACCACACTATTAAAggaacatttgcaaaaatgttttctGCATTGGGTAAAACAATCATCAtggaaatgaataaatgcaatgttacttctaaaaaaaatgatacattgAGATTGTACTTTTAAATTTGTATGTCTTGTTTGAGAAATATgaattatataaaaatgaaaacaggtcATACACATATTGGCTGTACTTTTAAATTTGTATGTCTTGTTTGAGAAATATGaattacataaaaatgaaaacaggtcATACACATATTGGCCACTAGAGATCAGTGTGTAATAATGTTTGATGCATTTAAACCTCCATTGTGAATTACgtgtttatttaaatttatcAGCATCTTTTTAAAGCACATTTCGCTTTATTCATAGGTTGTCTTCATAATACTATGAAGACGTATTGTCTGTATTTTTATAAAGCGGAACTACTGTGACGTCACCGGTAAAGGACGGAACACTTATGACATAACACCGGCAGGTCAATTGTTCTGCATAATCACAAgtccagtaggtggcggtaattCATTTAATAGCTATTTGCCAATCGCCTACAGGAACCAAAGAAGCAGAGGCCTGAGCTCAATGACATAAAAGCTGACATTGCATGACAGTAAAACTAGTGGAATaagttacataaaaataaatgagggGGCCAAATGACATAACCGGAAATAACGTTACCCGGAACGACTTTGGAAGTGTACCACAAACAATGGAAGCGGTGACATCCGACAGACCGTACCACATTATTATTTTCGGTGCTTCGGGCTTCACCGGCAAGTTTGTTGCTGAAGAAGTGGCCCGGTACGCGGCAGAAAGTACTGGAAATGACCATTTAACATGGGCAGTGGCCGGTAGAAGCCGACCCCGTCTGGAGGGAGTGTTAAAGCAGGCGGCTGACAGGCTGGGTATGTAGGTGTGTCTGTGTAAGAGAGAACGCACGTATGCACTTAAAATGCCAAGTGTAAGTGTGGAAGTGCGCGATTTGGAACACAGCCTTACgcttagcattttgagtgcatacgTGCCTTCACAATGAGAAGTAGAGCAAAATGCAGTGCTTCGACAGTACCCGGAAGTTACACTTAACACGCCTCAAATGTTGAGtgtgcaaaaatgagaaaaaacagcGGAGAGAGGAAGACAGAGAACAAGTTTGTTAAGTGTTAAAAGTGGggcaaaaacgagctccgaacaaaccgcattgcttgtttttcaaacaaaatgtcaccgtggtaaataaacattgaaaaaaagttacatttgcaTTTGGTTCTGTGGACCAgaggctagctagctgccgcctgAGAGACAGAAGAAAGTGAgtgccaggcaaaatgtgtaaacaaagatggcagaaaagtcAATTGAATGCAATTTCAAATGTGAGTGATCATACACACTGGCATAGACAGGCTGAGACTGTAACATTTTACAAACTATTCATTCTCACAataataagggacaaagtgcCTCCCTTGTCACTTACCTTTATCtggtcacatactgtatgcgtGAGTAGATTAAAAATTTAGTTACAATGTCTTAcattttagtcgcaaaatgcgaccatttagtcCTGAGCCCTGCATCCCATGTGTGTATGTCCACTGACAGACATTAGGGTTGTTCCTCAAATAATAGTGAGTGTGCCAAATGACCACTCGCCTTCTATTGATAGTCATATATTGCAgtattatcaacaataattctTATAATAAAGATTACTTCCATTTTTCAGCTATGCCAGAGTTGAGGACGGATATTGATATCATCATAGCAGACGTGTCCAATAAAGAATCTCTGGCCATCATGTGCCAACAGGGTCTGGTTGTTCTCAACTGTGTTGGTCCAGTAAGTGTTTTATGCTACTGTTATCGATGTATTGATTCAAAGAAAGATTGACTTCACCATTAAAACTGACGTTACAGTACAGGTTTTATGGCGAGCCGGTGGTCGCCGCATGTGTGGAGAACGGAGCTCACTATATCGACATCTGTGGAGAGCCCCaggtttttcattttcaacattttcaactCGCCacgaataaatgaatgtatgggaaacacttttgtgtgtgtgtgtgtgttggcgttGGCAGTTCCTGGAGTGCATGCAGCTGCAGTACCACGCTAAGGCCTTGGACAGAGGAGTCTATGTGATTGGCAGCTGTGGCTTTGACTCCATACCTGCAGACCTGGGCATTAtctacactcacacacactttaaagGTCAGACTTATGTTTATGTGAacaaaatgatatacagtatgttgtaagATCCTGACAGAGATTGTCTTTGCTTTTGTTGCATATTATTTCAGGGACACTGACTGCAGTGGAGAGCTTCCTGACTATCAGCAGCGGGCCTCAGGTAATCTGTGGCAAATTACCCTTACTAGTGCATTAAAAGTAAAGTTTATGTTGGATTTAATTGGTGTCGTTGCATGGAGTAGCCATGTGTTGCACTGTAATGCATATGTCCTGACAGCAATTTAGTGAGTTCTATtcaataaatattacaaaaaaagcgTCCGAGAGAATCAATCTCAATGACAAAACTAGAAGATAAAGATCAAATCTTTGTAGTATTTAATTTGCGTGACCAGAGAGGAAATGTTGTTTGATTTCAGATGGAATGTAAATAAGTCTTTGACTCACCAAAGAAGTGAAGGTGTTGTGTGTAAACCCTTTTAGGGCACATGCGGCCATGTTGCCACGTGGCAGTCAGCCGTGCACGGCTTTGCTGACAGTAGCTCCCTTCGCCAGCTGCGGCGGAAGTTTGGCTACAAGCCGCTGCCTGTGGTGGGAAGCAAAGTCCGCCCGAGGTAAGGTTATAACCCTGCCATTTGGGACTATAATGGCAGGGGAAACactgaaaatgtattattttcattaGCTGTTTAGCAGATGCTTATATTATGTACCGTATGTATTGTAGTGTTTCTCGAAGGACTGCAGTCTGTCAGTGGTATTGGGTCTTGGGGAGCGGATGTCGTCCTTTAATTGGCATAATTGGCCCCGACTGTGGAGGGTGCCACAGCAGAACCCCAAGAGTGATAGGTTTTTTCATGgtagtgtccaataagaccagaaaaagttgctagatttgtcgctagtcgctctTTTGAGCCGCAAAGCTGGCAACGCTAAATTCCCTTgctgcgtatgaggtgtgtgaAGAAGCCATCTACGAAGTTGGAACGTCAAGcaacacagacagtcccattaatAATGTGTTCATCAGCGAGGGCGAACAAGTAACGCccaaaagtttcttttttttttggtaaaagaTAGCGCTAAATGTATCTGAGGGGTTAGATGGggtcatcgtctaatttgcataattggccatgacatgTGGCATGTGTatgtaatttttatggacaAGACAAAAAGCgagggaaaaaacatttaaagaaaaaaaaatgtttggaaatGCGAATGAACTTCTctcgcttctttttgtgttttttcaatgtCGGAAACAAGACTGAGCCAACTGTGAGTACTTTTAGATGTGGGGAGGGGTCCCACAGCAGAACCAGTGACTCATACATTAGTGTCAAAAAGTGCTAAGTAAGACccgaaaaagttgctagatttgtcgccaGTTGCTACTTTGAAAAACAGAatgaggggtctgaatactcgctaaagTTGGCAcgacactgatccctcctgcaacgtcttcttattccctggcagaccaggtgcgtatgaggtgtgttaggaAGCACAAGGGGAAGAAggggaaagaagaagaaaaaaaaagcacagttgTGATGCCATCTATGGTACGGAGACATTATAGTGTTTTGTGAGAGAGGGCAAacgggtagcgccaaatctatttatGGCAATCTGgcacaaatgaatgtatgggaaacactggaactgaaatgttaatgttattttaaaagttCTAccaattaattattcatttatttaattgattattttctcacatgtgtgtgtgtgtagaggtTCTGTGTTTTTCAGCAAGGAGATTATGCAGTATGCCATCCCATTTATGGGTTCAGACCCCTCCGTAGTCAAGAGAACACAGCGTTTCCTTTTCGAGGAGGAACATCGTTCACCAGTAAGTACTCAACCCAGTTAGTTTTTAGTTGTTTGTATTATAAAGGTTGTGTATCCTGATTCTTGTTGCTGTTAATATAACAGTAAACTATCACTTTTCCAAGACCAATACAAAACCCCCAAACTATTTGCCAAAGGTTATTATCACGCCAACCTCTATTatttaatgtgattttttttttcttctcatcatATCATTCATTATGCGTGCTAAGCCCGAGGGGCGGAAACTACACATTTCCATCTAATCAATAATTTGGCATGCCTTgttctaataatattatgaagcgTCTCCCTCTGCTCCAACATGCCTTAGGAAAGGGAAGATTTAGAAGAAGCTGATATGTCTGCACCAGCCCACACCGTCAAGATACCACTTTCTATGTTGGATTTGTACAGAAACACCTTCCCCTCCGGGGCGAAAACCAGGAATTCTGTCTGCTAGACCAGGGGTTCTCAGATGGTCTGACACAGGGACCACATTTTCCAGTGGTCATTAAGTCGCAacccacttttttatttttatttaatttattattaatgttgtaattttttttttaaatactgttaATAAGTCAAaccaaacaaatgtttttttctaatcttttgaaacattaaaaCACGTAATTACATGTCCAGAGTGAATTTCGAAGGCATTTTATTcaggaaatattttttaaggaacataactgcatgcatcaaattaaactgcatcaaactgcatcaaattaaatatgaaaaatgcataaataagaCCACTAAATCAGATATTTTACTTCTAACTGTCCAATGGATATATACCAAAGAGAAAAATGACTAAAACGTTGCtcaattttacttcaaaataaggAAAAACACAAGTCAGACATTGATTGTATCTACGTATATTCCATATTTGAatgtaccataatttccggtgtataagccgctacgtttttcttaaacttggaaccctgcggcttatacagcggtacggctaatttatgaccatgtttctaatctcatgacatctccaatacttcagaactactagtaATCGTTTTAACAGTGCCtctcacgagtcagtgaagaAACGGTAACTCTTTCAAAACAatagttgtgtgtcgaagttgtgcaacacgtcgtgtgtacagctttagacagtgttGCTACCAccggggtctccaacaggtagttGTAAGATAGCAATAGCTCACcggctgatgttgagtagttcaccaaagaatatttgtatcacctcttagtatttttataagtgttttattcaaacatgacacctgtatttagtGACAAATGAGTGGAGATGTGTTTTGTAAATACGGTgcaattgaaatgttggcagtgctctcagcaacctTGCCATTAAATTGACCGTTtggcaatgttctcggttcatgttctgctagttgttgaaaaaaggtacataataaaccaaaaataaattaataagtcataaaacattgccatttgtcatttatgatATATTGaagacacagcggcggcagtctgcCCTCCCATGTAACCCACCACCACATCTTTataaaaatcctaggggaaatcCTGGTAATGACCTCTTGCCATTTGCGATAAggtcgttgtgagttttctcctAGCTCATGATTGTTTCctttcaaataaagagctacctggtcatCACAGACTCGTGCGGGCCACAGTATGTCTTTTTAGgatgtggacatgtgtggcttatagtccggtgagGCTTATACATCTGTTTTTCTCTGTAAATGGatccgcgacccacttttgggggTCCCACCAGCTGAGAATCCCCGTGCTAGAACATATGGGACCATAGCTCATAACCGCCC
Coding sequences within it:
- the cnstb gene encoding consortin, connexin sorting protein b isoform X1, which gives rise to MKEKFAKVTEVMGNKNTSPDPGSGQKEDDDISIVTGSVSTYGASSLSPELLASLQSLGENTDYTLLPHSLHQIAEACSLQEDYQLAIQLLQLEKLYHERVLYNLTVLQENWESQWKKKSADNCLPAETDNVSQKHIRTLRHLCRTHLKPSISEAKKPLDITLTDIHSEASHQGTECESEITYGDDEEGRMKSKEEDINEEETYEEAKEAEDDEEEVKVEWPAGVPQASDKDLDKLSYTDGSLSPDGLVSILKRRRASLDGLPPPSDVGAKLSSKRKVRFSEPEDGIEQDEVSGDSCLILLLLCLVTVVISIGGTALYCSLVDRYFNICTDFTLNVDFFVTNVRRFFEGLGHWLPHRT
- the cnstb gene encoding consortin, connexin sorting protein b isoform X2, with translation MKEKFAKVTEVMGNKNTSPDPGSGQKEDDDISIVTGSVSTYGASSLSPELLASLQSLGENTDYTLLPHSLHQIAEACSLQEDYQLAIQLLQLEKLYHERVLYNLTVLQENWESQWKKKSADNCLPAETDNVSQKHIRTLRHLCRTHLKPSISEAKPLDITLTDIHSEASHQGTECESEITYGDDEEGRMKSKEEDINEEETYEEAKEAEDDEEEVKVEWPAGVPQASDKDLDKLSYTDGSLSPDGLVSILKRRRASLDGLPPPSDVGAKLSSKRKVRFSEPEDGIEQDEVSGDSCLILLLLCLVTVVISIGGTALYCSLVDRYFNICTDFTLNVDFFVTNVRRFFEGLGHWLPHRT
- the LOC129172448 gene encoding saccharopine dehydrogenase-like oxidoreductase isoform X1, translated to MRGPNDITGNNVTRNDFGSVPQTMEAVTSDRPYHIIIFGASGFTGKFVAEEVARYAAESTGNDHLTWAVAGRSRPRLEGVLKQAADRLAMPELRTDIDIIIADVSNKESLAIMCQQGLVVLNCVGPYRFYGEPVVAACVENGAHYIDICGEPQFLECMQLQYHAKALDRGVYVIGSCGFDSIPADLGIIYTHTHFKGTLTAVESFLTISSGPQGTCGHVATWQSAVHGFADSSSLRQLRRKFGYKPLPVVGSKVRPRGSVFFSKEIMQYAIPFMGSDPSVVKRTQRFLFEEEHRSPIQYCAYVGVGGLLSVVKLVCGGLLFWIMVKFSLGRKLLTMFPRFFSFGLFSKAGPTMKQIEDTCFSIVFFGEGYSEGTDPSQGQPNAKICTQVLGAEPGYVATVSAMVQAAVTLLKERHSLPRRGGVYTPGSAFYNTSLIDRLHNHGFKFSVRNYQEPPQHESL
- the LOC129172448 gene encoding saccharopine dehydrogenase-like oxidoreductase isoform X2, yielding MRGPNDITGNNVTRNDFGSVPQTMEAVTSDRPYHIIIFGASGFTGKFVAEEVARYAAESTGNDHLTWAVAGRSRPRLEGVLKQAADRLAMPELRTDIDIIIADVSNKESLAIMCQQGLVVLNCVGPYRFYGEPVVAACVENGAHYIDICGEPQFLECMQLQYHAKALDRGVYVIGSCGFDSIPADLGIIYTHTHFKGTLTAVESFLTISSGPQGTCGHVATWQSAVHGFADSSSLRQLRRKFGYKPLPVVGSKVRPRGSVFFSKEIMQYAIPFMGSDPSVVKRTQRFLFEEEHRSPIQYCAYVGVGGLLSVVKLVCGGLLFWIMVKFSLGRKLLTMFPRFFSFGLFSKAGPTMKQIEDTCFSIVFFGEGYSEGTDPSQGQPNAKICTQVLGAGEEFTHQEAPFTTPVSSIAFITTASSSL